A stretch of the Arachis stenosperma cultivar V10309 chromosome 6, arast.V10309.gnm1.PFL2, whole genome shotgun sequence genome encodes the following:
- the LOC130933107 gene encoding uncharacterized protein LOC130933107, with translation MGGVTSSMAAKFAFFPPSPPSYKLVRDEMTGLLLLTPFPHRENVEVLKLPTRRGTEIVAVYIRHPMATSTVLYSHGNAADLGQMYELFIELSIHLRVNLMGYDYSGYGQSSGKPSEQNTYSDIEAAYKCLQESYGTKQEDIILYGQSVGSGPSLDLAARLPQLRAVVLHSPILSGLRVMYPVKHTYWFDIYKNIDKIPLVNCPVLIIHGTADEVVDCSHGKQLWELCKEKYEPLWLNGGNHCDLELFPEYIKHLKKFITTVEKSTSQRFSFRGTTDKFEQPRKSTDIFEVTRKSTDCREKPRKSTDRPEKLKNLSSNADMLEKLRMSFDRKDRSRRSVDCHEKSRKSIEHPLEKARKSVDRLDRIRTG, from the exons ATGGGGGGAGTGACGTCATCAATGGCGGCGAAGTTCGCGTTCTTCCCGCCAAGTCCGCCGTCGTACAAGCTGGTACGGGACGAGATGACGGGGCTGCTGCTGCTCACGCCGTTCCCACACCGTGAGAACGTCGAGGTGCTGAAGCTGCCGACGCGCCGGGGAACGGAGATAGTGGCGGTTTACATTCGGCATCCAATGGCCACGTCCACAGTCCTGTACTCCCATGGAAACGCCGCCGATCTCGGCCAGATGTACGAGCTCTTCATCGAGCTCAGCATCCACCTCCGTGTCAACCTCATGGg GTACGACTATTCTGGATATGGACAGTCGTCTGGGAAG CCAAGTGAGCAGAATACATATTCCGATATCGAGGCTGCATACAAGTGTCTACAAGAAAGCTATGGCACCAAGCAGGAAGATATAATCCTTTATGGACAATCTGTTGGCAGTGGCCCTAGTTTGGATCTTGCAGCTAGGTTGCCTCAATTAAGAGCTGTTGTTCTGCATAGTCCCATACTTTCTGGCTTAAGGGTCATGTATCCGGTTAAGCACACATACTGGTTCGACATATATAAG AATATCGACAAAATTCCACTAGTTAATTGTCCTGTTCTCATAATCCAT GGTACTGCAGACGAAGTTGTTGATTGCTCCCATGGTAAGCAACTCTGGGAACTGTGTAAAGAGAAGTATGAACCACTGTGGCTCAATGGAGGTAACCACTGCGATTTGGAGCTATTTCCTGAGTATATTAAACATCTGAAGAAGTTCATAACAACAGTGGAGAAGTCCACATCCCAACGATTCTCTTTCCGAGGCACAACAGATAAGTTCGAGCAGCCTCGAAAGAGTACAGATATTTTCGAAGTAACTAGAAAGAGCACTGATTGCAGAGAAAAGCCAAGGAAGAGCACAGACAGGCCTGAGAAACTGAAAAATTTGTCCAGTAATGCTGACATGTTGGAGAAATTGAGAATGTCTTTCGATCGGAAGGATAGGTCCCGGAGGAGTGTAGATTGCCATGAGAAGTCTCGAAAAAGCATCGAGCATCCATTGGAAAAGGCAAGAAAAAGTGTTGATCGGCTAGACAGAATAAGGACGGGATAG
- the LOC130934641 gene encoding glycerol-3-phosphate dehydrogenase [NAD(+)]-like, translated as MKNKVTVVGSGNWGSVAAKLIASNTVRLSSFDDEVRMWVFEEKLPSGEKLTDVINRTNENVKYLPGIKLGKNVVADPDVESAVKGANMLVFVSPHQFMEGICKKLVGKIGKDTEGISLVKGMEVKKEGPCMISTLISKTLGINCSVLMGANIANEIALEKFSEATVGYSKNKEAAEKWVQLFGTPYFIVSAVQDVEGVEMCGTLKNIVAIAAGFVDGMEMGNNTKAAIMRIGLKEMIKFSKMLFPSVKDSTFFESCGVADLITTCLGGRNRKVADAYAKNQGKRSFDQLEAELLNGQKLQGVLTAKEVYEVLSDRGWVEQFPLFSTVHAISIGRLPPSAIVELGDSRSANKQVGNSTL; from the exons atgaagaacaaagtgaCAGTTGTTGGAAGTGGCAATTGGGGCAGTGTTGCGGCAAAGCTCATTGCTTCTAACACCGTTCGACTCAGCTCCTTCGATG ATGAGGTAAGAATGTGGGTGTTCGAAGAGAAATTGCCAAGTGGGGAGAAGCTTACCGATGTAATCAATAGAACCAAT GAAAATGTCAAATATCTCCCTGGAATCAAGCTTGGAAAAAATGTAGTTGCAGACCCTGACGTTGAAAGTGCAg TAAAGGGTGCGAATATGTTGGTATTCGTAAGTCCACATCAATTCATGGAAGGAATATGCAAAAAACTTGTTGGGAAAATAGGGAAAGACACAGAAGGTATTTCCCTTGTGAAAGGAATGGAGGTGAAGAAGGAAGGGCCATGCATGATTTCCACCCTCATTTCCAAAACATTAGGAATCAATTGTTCTGTTTTGATGGGGGCTAACATAGCAAACGAG ATAGCCTTGGAGAAATTTAGTGAAGCAACGGTTGGATACAGCAAAAATAAAGAAGCTGCTGAGAAATGGGTTCAGTTGTTTGGAACTCCCTATTTCATTGTGTCAGCC GTCCAAGATGTGGAAGGTGTCGAAATGTGTGGAACTCTGAAAAACATTGTGGCCATAGCCGCAG GTTTTGTTGATGGCATGGAGATGGGAAACAACACTAAA GCTGCAATCATGCGAATTGGTCTGAAAGAGATGATAAAGTTTTCAAAGATGTTGTTTCCATCGGTTAAGGATAGCACATTTTTTGAAAGTTGTGGTGTAGCTGACCTTATAACCACATGCT TGGGTGGAAGAAACAGGAAAGTTGCTGATGCTTATGCAAAAAATCAAGGGAAGCG GTCTTTTGATCAGCTTGAGGCAGAGTTGCTTAATGGCCAGAAATTGCAG GGTGTATTAACTGCAAAAGAGGTTTATGAGGTTCTAAGTGATCGAGGATGGGTAGAGCAGTTTCCACTCTTCTCAACAGTTCATGCAATCAGCATCGGTCGCCTTCCACCTTCTGCCATAGTCGAACTTGGCGATTCCAG GTCGGCAAATAAACAGGTTGGTAACAGTACTCtttga